CAGACCGTTCTGCGGAAGCAATGTTTGACTTTGTTAAAGCTCCTTGGCGTTTAACCAATGAGCAGGATGGCGTGTATGTTTATCATGATCAGTTTGGACAGAACTACTTAGAGTGGATCGAGAACGACAAACTATGTAGCGTGCGTTACCTTGCAGGCAGTGGAGTCAGCACGACTAACCAAGATTGTAAACCTTTTGACGAAAAGCAAACCGATGCGATTGGTTTCATTGATGATCTTGAGGTAACCAACCATCTAGCAGGCACTTTTGCTGCGCAAATTCGTTTTGTACAAAACCAAACTTCAGAGCCATATGGAAACGCAGAAAAATCTCAGCAAAAATTAGTCACACATCGTGAAGCTTTGTTAGTGGTTACGCCTGAGAAAGAAAGTCTCGATGAGAAAAGTATCCTTGTCTACATCTACAAAGATGGTCAGCTGTTAGAAAAACGTGTTCTAAATAACCCTTCTCAGCTACTAAGTGCTGACCGTACAGTAGAAGATGAACGACCTGACATTCTGTACTCGAAGCGCTCTTACTCTACGGTACTGCCTTGGAACTATGTTGAAAAAGGTTTGAGCCTGCGCTTTGAAACTTATGATATGCGTGAAGGTGAACTAGCAGCAGACAGCATCGAGTTTGGTGCGCCAATGCATGTAGAGATGCCTATGGTACGCATTGGTATGCTCACTGAGCCACCTGCGGCTAAGCCTTTAGAAACGCGTATGGCAAACCACGGTTCAGAGTTGTTCCAACGTTTCCCACTTGCGACCATGACTATCAGCCCATACTTACCGGTTAAGTTAGATAAAGTGGTTACCGCGTACGGTGAGGTGGAAGAGGAATACAGTCAGTTTGATAAACCTGATGTGTACTCAGGTGATATGCGCGAGAACATCACCAAATCGTTGATTCAGACAGGTATCAACAACGCAAACTTTGGTGTGCCAAGCACCGCGGGTACTCACCAATGGCAGCCTGCTAATTTTCCAACGGTGGTGATCGGTCACTCAATCGGTCGTTACCTTAACAAGAAAGGCGAGGTTGTCGATGTCACCCACGGTCTATCTGGTGGTAACGGCATGGCGCTGTTAGTCGACTCTACGGGTAACGAAGTGACTCATGAAGTTGGTCACGCATTTAGTCTATGGCACTGGCCTGGTGGTCCGGATGTGTACTACCACAGCACGACAAGTGGCTGGGGTTATGATGCCTACCGTGGACGTATGTCCGATAACATCGTTTGGTATAACCGCGGTTATGATGATCGTAACTTTAAAGGGCTTGTTGGCTATCAAAAAGACCCAATGGCGGGTGGTGACTTTGACTCAAGTGCGAGCAGCTATCCACTGTTTACTGGCTATACATCAAAAGTGACCCAAGACTATCTGACAGGGCATGACCTACTGGATATGTCTACCGAGTCAGGCTTTACTCATTGGGATGAAAATACCCAAACGATGGTTGAGGTTGAACAAACCACTAAGCTTAAGCCGCGTGTGTCTGGTGTCGATGTCATGACCATGGTGGGCTACTACGATCCGATCAAACAAAATTTAAGCTACATTTATCCACCTATGTATGGTGCATCAGGTAATGTATTTGATTTACCACAGCCACAAGTGGGTCAATGTTGGGCTGAAGTGAGTTACGCAGGTGGTAAGCTTGAAAAAGTGGCGCTGGATGGTCGTCGTTTAGATGGCAACATGAGTAACAAATTCCACATTAACTTAGAGCGTGCTGCTAACCCTGAAAGTATGACGATTTTCTGTCCAGAGCGTCTACTGGAAGATGTGGTTCGTGATGCAATTTTGGCGGATGTCGATCAAGAGCGATTCTTCGATTGGGGTGAAAACAACCGAAATGGTAACCCTGGCGATGTGTTCCATTACCATCGCAATGGTCGAATTGAGCTGTTTGAATTGCAAAACCACCATTACTGGTATTTCCCTGACAGCGGTCAATCGAATGGTGAATGGAAGTTCATCGGTTACTTTGATGATCTAGTGGACCAATATGTCGAGGAGCAACAGCCAAGCTATGGCGACTTTGGTAAGGTTGAACTAACTACTCGCCAATTTGACATGAGTGATGAATATCCGCAGCGTGCAGTAAGCTTTGGTAAAGATTATGACGGTTATGCGCAAGGTGTTGAAGATACCTTAACGTTTGCTCAGATTAGTCAACTGCATAATATTGATTACGCAAGCGTAGCGGAATTTGATCGTGCAGTGCTAGCGCAAGTACAGTATCAATTATTTGGTCAAAACGCTTCCGTACTCTCTGCGACGCAAATGGAATCAGGCTTCGTTGGTGCACTATTTGCTCAAAGCAACCCTGAGACTGGTACTCGTGACTACTTTATGATGAAACGAGTTAACGCAGGGGCAATGCCGTCAGATCAGTTGTCTAACCAAGATTGGAAATATCTCGGCAGTGCAGAGACTTATGTTAACTTTGACCTAAACCCGATCCGTGTGGAGCGTAAAGGATTAGATCATAGTGCGCGTCTTAAAGCTTACTACGGTGTTGAAGAAGTACTCACTGTAGAGCAAGCAGGCATAACAAGTACGCCATACCAGTTGTTCAAGACTAGATTGAAAGATGGTCAGCAAGGGTATTTCTTACAAAAGACAGCTGGTGTTGTAACCCAGATGCCTAATGGCGAGTTCTCTAACGCCGAGTGGCATTTTGTTGGCAGCGACAACTCGTTAAATGAAACGCTTAGCCGTTGGTTAGACCGCGATGAGTTTGAGCAAGATGTGGTGAATTGGTACCGTCAAGATGCACTCGGTGTATATGGTGATACAGGTAAAGTGGGCGATGTATTCTTGTATGATTTTCATGATGGTAAGCGTCATTACTATCAACTGAAAACGGATGGATACGGTTACTTCCCATGGCCGGATAAACCAAACATGGATGATTGGAGCAACCATAACTGGCAATACTTAACGTCGTTTTAAGTAGTAGTTTGAAGCAAGCCCTCGCACTGAGCGAGGGCTTTATTTTATCTGCAATATTTTATTTGGACTGATGAAGCTGATGCTACAAATCGAATCGGTCGGCATTCATCACTTTGACCCAAGCTGCGACAAAATCAGCAACGAATTTACCTTGGTTGTCATCTTGGGCATAGAGCTCGGCATAAGAGCGCAATACCGAATTTGAGCCAAAGATCAAATCAACCCGTGATGCAATCCATTTAGTACTGCCAGAGGCGCGCTCACGAATCTCATACAAGCCGTTGTCAGCAGGGTGCCATGTGTAGTTCATGTCGGTTAAGTTGACGAAGAAGTCTTGGCTTAATGCGCCGACTCGATCGGTCAATACACCGGTCTGACTGCCACCATAGTTGGTACCAAGTACGCGCATACCACCGACGAGCACCGTCATTTCAGCGGCAGTAAGCTGCATCAATTGGCTGCGTTCTAGTAGTAACTCTTCAGCCGTGACTGCGTAGTCATCTTTGAGCCAGTTTCTAAAACCATCGTGGATCGGCTCCAAAACATCAAACGAGTGCTCGTCGGTCATTTCCGGCGCAGCATCCCCG
The genomic region above belongs to Vibrio ponticus and contains:
- a CDS encoding M66 family metalloprotease, producing MIKKALLASAIGALLPAQSVMAGEDIRITMMQEMAKKIEARVNQVNQLAQNPDNWEERNGRRFLRFGEYLYPMTPDNKPLFMPFVLGSSYEENVAYADRSAEAMFDFVKAPWRLTNEQDGVYVYHDQFGQNYLEWIENDKLCSVRYLAGSGVSTTNQDCKPFDEKQTDAIGFIDDLEVTNHLAGTFAAQIRFVQNQTSEPYGNAEKSQQKLVTHREALLVVTPEKESLDEKSILVYIYKDGQLLEKRVLNNPSQLLSADRTVEDERPDILYSKRSYSTVLPWNYVEKGLSLRFETYDMREGELAADSIEFGAPMHVEMPMVRIGMLTEPPAAKPLETRMANHGSELFQRFPLATMTISPYLPVKLDKVVTAYGEVEEEYSQFDKPDVYSGDMRENITKSLIQTGINNANFGVPSTAGTHQWQPANFPTVVIGHSIGRYLNKKGEVVDVTHGLSGGNGMALLVDSTGNEVTHEVGHAFSLWHWPGGPDVYYHSTTSGWGYDAYRGRMSDNIVWYNRGYDDRNFKGLVGYQKDPMAGGDFDSSASSYPLFTGYTSKVTQDYLTGHDLLDMSTESGFTHWDENTQTMVEVEQTTKLKPRVSGVDVMTMVGYYDPIKQNLSYIYPPMYGASGNVFDLPQPQVGQCWAEVSYAGGKLEKVALDGRRLDGNMSNKFHINLERAANPESMTIFCPERLLEDVVRDAILADVDQERFFDWGENNRNGNPGDVFHYHRNGRIELFELQNHHYWYFPDSGQSNGEWKFIGYFDDLVDQYVEEQQPSYGDFGKVELTTRQFDMSDEYPQRAVSFGKDYDGYAQGVEDTLTFAQISQLHNIDYASVAEFDRAVLAQVQYQLFGQNASVLSATQMESGFVGALFAQSNPETGTRDYFMMKRVNAGAMPSDQLSNQDWKYLGSAETYVNFDLNPIRVERKGLDHSARLKAYYGVEEVLTVEQAGITSTPYQLFKTRLKDGQQGYFLQKTAGVVTQMPNGEFSNAEWHFVGSDNSLNETLSRWLDRDEFEQDVVNWYRQDALGVYGDTGKVGDVFLYDFHDGKRHYYQLKTDGYGYFPWPDKPNMDDWSNHNWQYLTSF